The Vicia villosa cultivar HV-30 ecotype Madison, WI linkage group LG1, Vvil1.0, whole genome shotgun sequence genome includes a region encoding these proteins:
- the LOC131643959 gene encoding histone-lysine N-methyltransferase EZA1-like isoform X2 has product MVSKPNDSPLILHQKLGEEPPNDDAVGALSAKINQLKKQIQAERIDFIAEKLQTNQKKLQCHISGIMSAVSTRDSSQTEENKTCSILSSRMDHPLCKFDSFNHVSGDKDHSNQDMSPATSIKIPRIERLPPYTSWIFLDRNQRMAEDQSVVGRRRIYYDQRGSEALICSDSEEELTEPEEVKHEFCEAEDRILWMAFEEHGLNEEVLNVVCKHVGGTSLEIQERYKSIRENTTGRLDQHSKSLGEHDSPMSMYLEKTLSDALDSLDNLFCRRCLIFDCRLHGCSQPLICPSEKQTVWSEPEGNRKPCGDQCYLQLNVVKKLPKDTTSGSFRDKKITIVEETNGIMSPPPAAEEPGNQSTKLPTRPDCHGYLNLNDHVSENIGKRKVTNQSDSRLPPDSQNSSKKLKSISDDVVTVISDNSKDLNLGACDENKHINTCAVLDKSVEHSSNKLKVPSSTCHSENDKGVVNGSKDVTNETELKRPVNSMEGQVDEMLGFSDWKPLEKELYLKGIEMFGRNSCLIARNLLSGLKTCMEISSYMHDRGVSMPHRSIAAASSIMDDEGNFDAECTDQDMPSRSRLLRKRGKTRKFKYSWKSAGHPTTWKRIADGKNQSCKQYTPCECQSMCGKDCSCVNGGTCCEKYCGCSKSCKNRFRGCHCAKSQCRSRQCPCFAAGRECDPDVCRNCWVSCGDGTLGEPPRRGEGQCGNMRLLLRQQQRILLGKSDVAGWGAFLKNPVNKNDYLGEYTGELISHREADKRGKIYDRANSSFLFDLNEQFVLDAYRKGDKLKFANHSSNPNCHAKVILVAGDHRVGIFAKEHIDASEELFYDYRYGPDQAPPWARKPEGSKRDESEGRAKKHQSH; this is encoded by the exons ATGGTTTCCAAACCTAACGATTCTCCTCTAATTCTCCATCAA AAATTAGGTGAAGAGCCGCCCAATGATGATGCTGTTGGAGCCTTGTCCGCCAAGATAAATCAGTTGAAAAAGCAAATCCAGGCAGAGAGAATTGATTTCATTGCT GAAAAACTTCAGACGAACCAGAAGAAGCTACAATGCCATATTTCAGGAATAATGTCGGCAGTATCAACCAGGGACTCTTCACAGACGGAAGAAAACAAGACATGTTCAATTCTTTCTTCAAGAATGGACCATCCTTTATGTAAATTTGACAGCTTTAACCATGTTTCTGGAGACAAAGACCACAGCAATCAAGACATGTCACCTGCAACAAGCATCAAGATTCCACGTATTGAAAGATTGCCACCATATACATCTTGGATATTTTTGGATAG GAATCAGAGAATGGCTGAAGATCAGTCAGTCGTTGGAAGAAGACGGATCTACTATGATCAACGTGGAAGTGAAGCATTGATATGTAGTGACAGTGAGGAAGAACTAACGGAACCTGAGGAAGTAAAACATGAATTTTGTGAGGCCGAAGACCGTATTTTATG GATGGCATTTGAGGAACATGGGTTAAATGAGGAGGTATTGAATGTTGTTTGCAAGCATGTTGGGGGCACCAGTTTAGAAATCCAG GAGAGGTACAAAAGTATCAGGGAAAATACTACTGGTAGGTTGGACCAGCATTCAAAAAGCTTAGGAGAACATGACTCTCCTATGAGCATGTATCTAGAGAAAACCCTGAGTGATGCACTAGATTCTCTTGATAACCTTTTTTGTCGCCGGTGCCTG ATTTTCGACTGTCGACTGCATGGCTGTTCTCAACCTTTGATATGTCCG AGTGAAAAGCAAACAGTTTGGTCTGAGCCTGAAGGTAACAGGAAACCATGCGGTGATCAATGTTACCTCCAG TTAAATGTTGTCAAAAAATTGCCAAAAGATACAACTTCTGGATCTTTTCGGGATAAGAAAATTACAATTGTAGAGGAGACAAATGGGATAATGTCACCACCGCCCGCTGCTGAAGAACCTGGCAATCAGAGTACTAAACTTCCGACAAGACCCGATTGCCATGGATATCTTAATTTAAATGACCATGTTTCAGAAAATATAGGGAAACGAAAAGTCACAAATCAGTCAGATTCAAGATTGCCTCCTGATTCTCAGAACTCTAGTAAAAAGCTAAAAAGTATCTCAGATGATGTAGTTACTGTAATTAGTGATAATAGCAAGGACCTAAACTTGGGTGCATGTGATGAAAACAAACATATAAATACTTGTGCAGTTTTGGACAAATCTGTTGAACACTCTTCGAATAAACTAAAAGTTCCTTCTAGCACTTGCCACAGTGAGAATGACAAAGGTGTTGTCAATGGATCCAAAGATGTCACAAATGAGACAGAACTTAAAAGGCCGGTGAATTCAATGGAAGGACAGGTTGATGAAATGCTAGGCTTCTCAGATTGGAAACCTCTTGAGAAAGAGTTATACCTGAAGGGAATAGAAATGTTTGGCAGGAACAG TTGCCTCATAGCTAGGAACTTACTTTCTGGTTTGAAGACTTGCATGGAAATATCTAGTTACATGCATGATCGAGGAGTGTCAATGCCCCACAGATCCATTGCTGCAGCTAGTTCAATCATGGATGACGAGGGAAATTTTGATGCAGAGTGCACA GACCAAGACATGCCATCTAGGTCACGGTTGCTGAGAAAAAGAGGCAAAACAAGGAAGTTTAAATATTCTTGGAAGTCTGCTGGTCACCCAACAACATGGAAAAGAATTGCTGATGGGAAAAACCAATCTTGCAAGCAGTATACGCCTTGTGAATGTCAATCAATGTGTGGAAAGGATTGCTCTTGTGTTAATGGTGGGACATGCTGTGAAAAATACTGTGG TTGTTCGAAGAGCTGCAAAAATCGGTTCAGAGGATGCCATTGTGCCAAGAGTCAATGCAGAAGTCGACAATGTCCATGCTTTGCTGCTGGACGTGAATGTGATCCAGACGTCTGTCGAAACTGTTGGGTTAG CTGTGGGGATGGCACATTGGGGGAGCCACCACGGCGTGGAGAAGGTCAATGCGGAAATATGAGACTTCTTTTAAGGCAACAACAGAGG ATTCTCTTGGGGAAGTCGGATGTTGCAGGATGGGGAGCCTTCTTGAAG AATCCTGTTAACAAAAATGATTACCTAGGAGAGTACACTGGTGAATTGATCTCGCACAGAGAAGCTGATAAGCGTGGAAAAATATATGATCGTGCAAATTCATCTTTCCTTTTCGATTTGAATGAGCAG TTTGTTCTTGATGCTTATCGGAAAGGAGACAAATTGAAATTTGCAAACCACTCATCAAACCCCAACTGCCATGCAAAG GTGATTTTGGTTGCTGGAGATCATCGTGTTGGCATATTCGCCAAGGAACACATTGATGCCAGTGAGGAGCTCTTCTATGATTATCGCTATGGACCAGATCAAGCACCTCCATGGGCTCGTAAACCTGAGGGTTCCAAGAGAGACGAATCAGAAGGTAGGGCGAAGAAACATCAATCTCATTGA
- the LOC131643959 gene encoding histone-lysine N-methyltransferase EZA1-like isoform X1 — protein MVSKPNDSPLILHQKLGEEPPNDDAVGALSAKINQLKKQIQAERIDFIAEKLQTNQKKLQCHISGIMSAVSTRDSSQTEENKTCSILSSRMDHPLCKFDSFNHVSGDKDHSNQDMSPATSIKIPRIERLPPYTSWIFLDRNQRMAEDQSVVGRRRIYYDQRGSEALICSDSEEELTEPEEVKHEFCEAEDRILWMAFEEHGLNEEVLNVVCKHVGGTSLEIQERYKSIRENTTGRLDQHSKSLGEHDSPMSMYLEKTLSDALDSLDNLFCRRCLIFDCRLHGCSQPLICPSEKQTVWSEPEGNRKPCGDQCYLQQLNVVKKLPKDTTSGSFRDKKITIVEETNGIMSPPPAAEEPGNQSTKLPTRPDCHGYLNLNDHVSENIGKRKVTNQSDSRLPPDSQNSSKKLKSISDDVVTVISDNSKDLNLGACDENKHINTCAVLDKSVEHSSNKLKVPSSTCHSENDKGVVNGSKDVTNETELKRPVNSMEGQVDEMLGFSDWKPLEKELYLKGIEMFGRNSCLIARNLLSGLKTCMEISSYMHDRGVSMPHRSIAAASSIMDDEGNFDAECTDQDMPSRSRLLRKRGKTRKFKYSWKSAGHPTTWKRIADGKNQSCKQYTPCECQSMCGKDCSCVNGGTCCEKYCGCSKSCKNRFRGCHCAKSQCRSRQCPCFAAGRECDPDVCRNCWVSCGDGTLGEPPRRGEGQCGNMRLLLRQQQRILLGKSDVAGWGAFLKNPVNKNDYLGEYTGELISHREADKRGKIYDRANSSFLFDLNEQFVLDAYRKGDKLKFANHSSNPNCHAKVILVAGDHRVGIFAKEHIDASEELFYDYRYGPDQAPPWARKPEGSKRDESEGRAKKHQSH, from the exons ATGGTTTCCAAACCTAACGATTCTCCTCTAATTCTCCATCAA AAATTAGGTGAAGAGCCGCCCAATGATGATGCTGTTGGAGCCTTGTCCGCCAAGATAAATCAGTTGAAAAAGCAAATCCAGGCAGAGAGAATTGATTTCATTGCT GAAAAACTTCAGACGAACCAGAAGAAGCTACAATGCCATATTTCAGGAATAATGTCGGCAGTATCAACCAGGGACTCTTCACAGACGGAAGAAAACAAGACATGTTCAATTCTTTCTTCAAGAATGGACCATCCTTTATGTAAATTTGACAGCTTTAACCATGTTTCTGGAGACAAAGACCACAGCAATCAAGACATGTCACCTGCAACAAGCATCAAGATTCCACGTATTGAAAGATTGCCACCATATACATCTTGGATATTTTTGGATAG GAATCAGAGAATGGCTGAAGATCAGTCAGTCGTTGGAAGAAGACGGATCTACTATGATCAACGTGGAAGTGAAGCATTGATATGTAGTGACAGTGAGGAAGAACTAACGGAACCTGAGGAAGTAAAACATGAATTTTGTGAGGCCGAAGACCGTATTTTATG GATGGCATTTGAGGAACATGGGTTAAATGAGGAGGTATTGAATGTTGTTTGCAAGCATGTTGGGGGCACCAGTTTAGAAATCCAG GAGAGGTACAAAAGTATCAGGGAAAATACTACTGGTAGGTTGGACCAGCATTCAAAAAGCTTAGGAGAACATGACTCTCCTATGAGCATGTATCTAGAGAAAACCCTGAGTGATGCACTAGATTCTCTTGATAACCTTTTTTGTCGCCGGTGCCTG ATTTTCGACTGTCGACTGCATGGCTGTTCTCAACCTTTGATATGTCCG AGTGAAAAGCAAACAGTTTGGTCTGAGCCTGAAGGTAACAGGAAACCATGCGGTGATCAATGTTACCTCCAG CAGTTAAATGTTGTCAAAAAATTGCCAAAAGATACAACTTCTGGATCTTTTCGGGATAAGAAAATTACAATTGTAGAGGAGACAAATGGGATAATGTCACCACCGCCCGCTGCTGAAGAACCTGGCAATCAGAGTACTAAACTTCCGACAAGACCCGATTGCCATGGATATCTTAATTTAAATGACCATGTTTCAGAAAATATAGGGAAACGAAAAGTCACAAATCAGTCAGATTCAAGATTGCCTCCTGATTCTCAGAACTCTAGTAAAAAGCTAAAAAGTATCTCAGATGATGTAGTTACTGTAATTAGTGATAATAGCAAGGACCTAAACTTGGGTGCATGTGATGAAAACAAACATATAAATACTTGTGCAGTTTTGGACAAATCTGTTGAACACTCTTCGAATAAACTAAAAGTTCCTTCTAGCACTTGCCACAGTGAGAATGACAAAGGTGTTGTCAATGGATCCAAAGATGTCACAAATGAGACAGAACTTAAAAGGCCGGTGAATTCAATGGAAGGACAGGTTGATGAAATGCTAGGCTTCTCAGATTGGAAACCTCTTGAGAAAGAGTTATACCTGAAGGGAATAGAAATGTTTGGCAGGAACAG TTGCCTCATAGCTAGGAACTTACTTTCTGGTTTGAAGACTTGCATGGAAATATCTAGTTACATGCATGATCGAGGAGTGTCAATGCCCCACAGATCCATTGCTGCAGCTAGTTCAATCATGGATGACGAGGGAAATTTTGATGCAGAGTGCACA GACCAAGACATGCCATCTAGGTCACGGTTGCTGAGAAAAAGAGGCAAAACAAGGAAGTTTAAATATTCTTGGAAGTCTGCTGGTCACCCAACAACATGGAAAAGAATTGCTGATGGGAAAAACCAATCTTGCAAGCAGTATACGCCTTGTGAATGTCAATCAATGTGTGGAAAGGATTGCTCTTGTGTTAATGGTGGGACATGCTGTGAAAAATACTGTGG TTGTTCGAAGAGCTGCAAAAATCGGTTCAGAGGATGCCATTGTGCCAAGAGTCAATGCAGAAGTCGACAATGTCCATGCTTTGCTGCTGGACGTGAATGTGATCCAGACGTCTGTCGAAACTGTTGGGTTAG CTGTGGGGATGGCACATTGGGGGAGCCACCACGGCGTGGAGAAGGTCAATGCGGAAATATGAGACTTCTTTTAAGGCAACAACAGAGG ATTCTCTTGGGGAAGTCGGATGTTGCAGGATGGGGAGCCTTCTTGAAG AATCCTGTTAACAAAAATGATTACCTAGGAGAGTACACTGGTGAATTGATCTCGCACAGAGAAGCTGATAAGCGTGGAAAAATATATGATCGTGCAAATTCATCTTTCCTTTTCGATTTGAATGAGCAG TTTGTTCTTGATGCTTATCGGAAAGGAGACAAATTGAAATTTGCAAACCACTCATCAAACCCCAACTGCCATGCAAAG GTGATTTTGGTTGCTGGAGATCATCGTGTTGGCATATTCGCCAAGGAACACATTGATGCCAGTGAGGAGCTCTTCTATGATTATCGCTATGGACCAGATCAAGCACCTCCATGGGCTCGTAAACCTGAGGGTTCCAAGAGAGACGAATCAGAAGGTAGGGCGAAGAAACATCAATCTCATTGA